A single region of the Streptomyces sp. NBC_01803 genome encodes:
- a CDS encoding GMC family oxidoreductase encodes MTQHTHETYDVVVVGGGTAGSVIASRLTQNPDLRVCVIEGGPSDVGDERVLNLRNWINLLESELDYDYGTTPQPRGNSHIRHSRAKVLGGCSSHNTLISFLPLPGDFADWEKAGATGWDYGTMLPYFHRLELNLTPVAPHHRNDLSQSFVASASTALGVPVIDDFNAQPFTNGTGFFTLSYDPETGTRSSASVAYLHPHLDRPNLTLLTDTWAYKIDVDPQGQATGVRVRHTDGTTRTIRARHEYVLCAGAIDTPRLLMLSGIGRTQDLRDLGIDTVADVPGVGENLLDHPESLILWEASRPLPPNSAMDADAGLFVVREPTDGRPDLMFHLYQIPFTLHTERLGYDVPEHGFGMTPNIPRPRSTGRMWLTSSDPSVKPALDFRYFTDPEGYDEQTIVDGLRLAREIAATAPFKDWITREIAPGPHLRTDEELSAYGRAAHHTVYHPAGTCRMGSPNDPLTVVDPHLRLRGTSNIRIADASIFPTMPTVNPMIAVLMIGERASDLITDTLT; translated from the coding sequence TTGACTCAGCACACCCACGAGACCTACGACGTGGTCGTCGTCGGCGGCGGTACAGCGGGCTCGGTCATCGCCTCGCGGCTGACCCAGAACCCCGACCTGCGGGTCTGCGTCATCGAGGGCGGCCCCAGCGATGTCGGTGACGAGCGGGTGCTGAATCTGCGCAACTGGATCAACCTGCTGGAATCCGAACTCGACTACGACTACGGCACCACCCCGCAGCCACGCGGCAACTCCCACATCCGCCACTCCCGGGCCAAAGTCCTCGGTGGCTGCTCATCCCACAACACACTGATCAGCTTCCTGCCACTCCCCGGCGACTTCGCGGACTGGGAGAAGGCCGGCGCCACCGGCTGGGACTACGGGACCATGCTCCCCTACTTCCACCGGCTCGAACTCAACCTCACCCCGGTCGCACCACACCACCGCAACGACCTCAGCCAATCCTTCGTAGCCTCGGCCTCGACCGCGCTCGGCGTCCCGGTGATCGACGACTTCAACGCCCAGCCCTTCACCAACGGGACAGGATTCTTCACACTCAGCTACGACCCGGAGACCGGGACACGCTCCTCAGCCTCCGTCGCCTACCTCCACCCCCATCTCGACCGGCCCAACCTCACCCTGCTCACCGACACCTGGGCCTACAAAATCGACGTCGACCCGCAAGGACAGGCGACCGGCGTACGCGTGCGGCACACCGACGGCACCACCCGAACCATCCGGGCGCGACACGAATACGTACTGTGCGCCGGAGCCATCGACACACCACGACTGCTCATGCTCTCCGGGATCGGCCGCACCCAGGACCTGCGGGACCTGGGCATCGACACGGTCGCCGACGTGCCCGGAGTCGGCGAGAACCTGCTGGACCACCCGGAGTCACTCATCCTGTGGGAAGCCAGCCGGCCACTGCCACCCAACTCCGCGATGGACGCCGACGCCGGCCTCTTCGTCGTCCGCGAACCCACCGACGGCCGACCGGACCTCATGTTCCACCTCTACCAGATCCCGTTCACCCTCCACACCGAACGCCTCGGCTACGACGTCCCCGAGCACGGCTTCGGCATGACCCCGAACATCCCACGACCCCGCAGCACCGGCCGGATGTGGCTCACCAGCTCCGACCCATCGGTCAAGCCGGCACTGGACTTCCGGTACTTCACCGACCCCGAGGGCTACGACGAGCAAACCATCGTCGACGGACTCCGCCTGGCCCGCGAGATAGCCGCCACCGCGCCGTTCAAGGACTGGATCACACGCGAGATCGCCCCCGGCCCCCACCTGCGGACCGACGAAGAACTCTCGGCATACGGACGGGCCGCCCACCACACCGTCTACCACCCCGCCGGCACCTGCCGGATGGGCTCCCCCAACGACCCCCTCACCGTCGTCGACCCCCACCTACGCCTGCGCGGCACCAGCAACATCCGCATCGCGGACGCCTCGATCTTCCCCACCATGCCCACCGTCAACCCGATGATCGCCGTCCTGATGATCGGCGAACGCGCCTCCGACCTCATCACCGACACCCTCACGTGA
- a CDS encoding alpha-1,4-glucan--maltose-1-phosphate maltosyltransferase, with translation MTRIRGAAGARLAIHDVRPAVGGGNFPSKAVVGERITVEATVWREGHEAVAATMVWRGPLDKRSRTTRMTPAGAGTDRWSAPLAPDAEGMWTFRVDAWGDPWLTWRHAVRAKYEAGQDADQLANDLESGARLLGRIAHRIRRDDARTLLGEAAADLRDVDRPLAERVSRALSEPVHRLATDHPVREPLTKGRTHRVSVERRRALSGAWYELFPRSTGGRDADGRPVHGTLRTAAAELDRIAAMGFDVVYLPPIHPIGRINRKGRGNTLTAGPDDVGSPWAIGAAEGGHDTVHPELGTLGDFDAFVARAAELGLEVALDLALQCAPDHPWVTEHPEWFTTRPDGSIAYAENPPKEYQDIYPLDFDSAPTGLFEEVLRVVRLWIAHGVRIFRVDNPHTKPPNLWGWLIETVKKESPDVLFLAEAFTRPARLYGLARLGFSQSYTYFTWRTSKRELTEFGAELVAHADEARPNLFVNTPDILHASLQHGGKAMFALRASLAATLSPTWGVYSGYELFENRAAREGSEEYLDSEKYELRPRDYAAALAAGDSLEPWLTALNTIRGRRPALRQLRTLRFHGIDDDALIAYSKQDPVTGDTVVVVVTLDPHHARQGTLRLDLPSLGHPWDASLTAHDEVTGQTWQWGESVFVRLDPAHAVCHIVRLDPPPLRPGGEP, from the coding sequence ATGACCCGGATACGGGGTGCGGCCGGAGCCCGGCTGGCCATCCACGACGTCCGCCCGGCGGTCGGCGGCGGCAACTTCCCGTCGAAGGCGGTGGTCGGCGAGCGGATCACGGTCGAGGCGACGGTGTGGCGCGAGGGACACGAAGCGGTCGCGGCCACCATGGTGTGGCGCGGGCCGCTCGACAAGAGGTCGAGGACGACCCGGATGACGCCGGCCGGCGCCGGCACGGACCGCTGGTCGGCGCCCCTCGCCCCCGACGCCGAGGGAATGTGGACGTTCCGCGTCGACGCCTGGGGCGACCCGTGGCTCACCTGGCGGCACGCGGTGCGGGCCAAATACGAGGCGGGACAGGACGCCGACCAGCTGGCCAACGACCTCGAATCCGGAGCGCGGCTGCTGGGGCGGATCGCCCATCGCATCCGCCGCGACGACGCGCGGACACTGCTGGGCGAGGCCGCGGCGGATCTGCGGGACGTCGACCGGCCGTTGGCGGAACGCGTCAGCCGGGCCCTGTCCGAGCCGGTGCACCGGCTCGCCACCGACCACCCGGTGCGGGAGCCGCTGACCAAAGGCCGCACCCACCGGGTGTCGGTGGAACGCCGCCGGGCGCTCAGCGGCGCCTGGTACGAGCTCTTTCCGCGTTCGACCGGGGGCCGCGATGCTGACGGCAGGCCCGTGCACGGCACCCTGCGCACCGCCGCGGCGGAGCTGGACCGGATCGCGGCCATGGGGTTCGACGTGGTGTATCTGCCGCCGATCCACCCCATCGGCCGGATCAACCGCAAGGGCCGCGGCAACACGCTGACCGCCGGACCGGACGATGTCGGTTCTCCCTGGGCGATCGGCGCGGCCGAGGGCGGCCACGACACCGTCCACCCGGAGCTCGGGACCCTGGGCGACTTCGACGCGTTCGTCGCGCGCGCCGCCGAGCTGGGCCTGGAGGTGGCGCTCGACCTCGCGCTGCAGTGTGCCCCGGACCACCCCTGGGTGACCGAGCACCCGGAGTGGTTCACCACCCGGCCCGACGGCTCGATCGCCTACGCGGAGAACCCGCCCAAGGAGTACCAGGACATCTACCCGCTCGACTTCGACAGCGCCCCGACCGGGCTGTTCGAGGAGGTTCTGCGGGTGGTGCGGCTGTGGATCGCCCACGGGGTGCGGATCTTCCGGGTCGACAATCCGCACACCAAGCCGCCGAACCTGTGGGGGTGGCTGATCGAGACCGTCAAGAAGGAGAGCCCCGACGTCCTTTTCCTCGCCGAGGCGTTCACGCGCCCCGCCCGGCTCTACGGCCTGGCCCGGCTCGGCTTCAGCCAGTCGTACACCTACTTCACCTGGCGCACCTCCAAGCGGGAGCTCACCGAGTTCGGCGCCGAACTCGTCGCGCACGCGGACGAGGCACGCCCGAACCTGTTCGTCAACACACCGGACATCCTGCACGCCTCGCTGCAGCACGGCGGGAAGGCCATGTTCGCGCTGCGGGCGTCCCTGGCCGCGACGCTCTCCCCGACGTGGGGCGTGTATTCCGGCTACGAGCTGTTCGAGAACCGGGCCGCGCGCGAGGGCAGCGAGGAGTACCTCGACTCGGAGAAGTACGAGCTGCGCCCCCGGGACTACGCGGCCGCCCTCGCCGCCGGCGATTCGCTCGAACCGTGGCTCACGGCGCTCAACACCATCCGCGGCCGGCGGCCGGCGCTGCGGCAGCTCCGCACGCTGCGGTTCCACGGGATCGACGATGACGCGCTGATCGCGTACTCGAAGCAGGATCCGGTGACCGGCGACACCGTGGTCGTCGTGGTCACCCTCGATCCGCACCACGCCCGGCAGGGCACGCTGCGGCTCGACCTGCCCTCGCTCGGCCACCCCTGGGACGCGTCGCTCACCGCGCACGACGAGGTGACCGGGCAGACCTGGCAGTGGGGCGAAAGTGTCTTCGTCCGGCTTGACCCGGCCCACGCGGTCTGCCACATCGTGCGGCTCGACCCGCCGCCCCTGCGGCCCGGCGGCGAACCGTGA
- the glgB gene encoding 1,4-alpha-glucan branching protein GlgB, producing the protein MSAQDTAPAREDVDRLLGGAHSDPHAVLGAHRHASGGTVVRAYRPGAEAVAVLMAGARVPMSRVTGGLFAALVDAPADDYRLEVRYREGTVVLDDPYRWLPTLGELDLHLVSEGRHERLWEVLGAHVRHYDTPSGRVTGTSFAVWAPTARGVRVCGDFDSWSGEAYPMRSLGRSGVWELFVPGVGAGTTYKFRLLGADGTWHEKADPLAFRAETPPATASVVFTSGYRWNDAGWLAARAASTSHREPVSVYEVHLGSWRQGLGYREAAAELADYVTRMGFTHVELMPLAEHPFGGSWGYQVTSYYAPTSRFGTPDDLRHLIDTLHRHGIGVILDWVPAHFPRDVWALARFDGTPLYEHADPRRGEHPDWGTHVFDFGRPEVRNFLVANALYWFSEFHVDGLRVDAVASMLYLDYSRSDGAWLPNAHGGRENLDAVGFLQELNATVHREHPGVMMIAEESTSWPGVTRPTEHGGLGFGLKWNMGWMNDTLRYSGRDPAHRSFHHDEVTFALTYAWSENFMLPLSHDEVVHGKGSLWDRMPGDRWHKAAGLRTLLAYTWAHPGKQLLFMGGEFGQPGEWSHDRSLDWDLLGDPAHAGIAALVGDLNRHYRATPALHAADHTPDGFSWIDADDRAGNVFSFLRLAPADPGRQVLACVANFAGAAYHDYRIGLPAAGAWREVLNTDAEHYGGSGTGNLGTVTATDRPWHGRPASAVIRVPALAALWLEPVATGSA; encoded by the coding sequence GTGAGCGCCCAGGACACCGCGCCGGCACGGGAGGACGTCGACCGGCTCCTCGGCGGCGCGCACAGCGACCCCCACGCCGTACTCGGCGCGCACCGGCACGCGTCGGGCGGGACGGTCGTGCGCGCGTACCGGCCGGGTGCGGAGGCCGTCGCGGTCCTGATGGCCGGTGCCCGGGTCCCGATGTCCCGGGTGACGGGCGGGCTGTTCGCCGCCCTGGTGGACGCTCCGGCGGACGACTACCGGCTTGAGGTGCGCTACCGCGAGGGCACCGTCGTGCTCGACGACCCCTACCGGTGGCTGCCCACGCTGGGCGAGCTGGATCTGCACCTGGTCTCCGAAGGCCGGCACGAGCGGCTGTGGGAAGTGCTGGGGGCCCACGTGCGCCACTACGACACCCCCTCGGGCAGGGTGACGGGTACGTCGTTCGCGGTGTGGGCGCCGACCGCCCGGGGTGTCCGGGTGTGCGGCGACTTCGACAGCTGGTCCGGCGAGGCGTACCCGATGCGGTCGCTGGGTCGCTCGGGCGTCTGGGAGCTGTTCGTGCCGGGCGTCGGCGCCGGCACGACGTACAAGTTCCGCCTCCTCGGCGCGGACGGGACCTGGCACGAGAAGGCCGATCCACTGGCGTTCCGGGCCGAGACCCCGCCCGCGACGGCGTCCGTGGTCTTCACGTCCGGATACCGCTGGAACGACGCCGGCTGGCTGGCCGCCCGTGCCGCGTCCACATCGCACCGCGAGCCCGTCAGCGTCTACGAGGTGCACCTCGGCTCCTGGCGCCAGGGCCTCGGCTACCGCGAAGCGGCGGCCGAACTCGCCGACTACGTCACGCGGATGGGATTCACCCACGTCGAGCTGATGCCGCTGGCCGAGCATCCCTTCGGCGGCTCCTGGGGGTACCAGGTGACCTCCTACTACGCGCCGACGTCCCGGTTCGGGACGCCCGACGACCTGCGTCATCTCATCGACACCCTGCACCGCCACGGCATCGGCGTGATCCTGGACTGGGTCCCCGCGCACTTCCCGCGGGACGTCTGGGCGCTGGCCCGGTTCGACGGCACGCCGCTGTACGAGCACGCGGACCCGCGCCGGGGAGAACACCCCGACTGGGGCACCCACGTCTTCGACTTCGGCAGGCCCGAGGTCCGCAACTTCCTCGTCGCCAACGCGCTGTACTGGTTCTCCGAGTTCCACGTCGACGGGCTGCGGGTCGACGCCGTCGCGTCGATGCTGTATCTGGACTACTCCCGGTCCGACGGGGCCTGGCTGCCGAACGCGCACGGCGGCCGGGAGAACCTGGACGCCGTCGGCTTCCTCCAGGAGCTCAACGCGACCGTCCACCGCGAGCACCCCGGCGTCATGATGATCGCCGAGGAATCCACCTCGTGGCCGGGCGTCACGCGGCCAACGGAGCACGGCGGCCTCGGATTCGGCCTCAAGTGGAACATGGGCTGGATGAACGACACGCTCCGCTACAGCGGACGCGATCCGGCGCACCGGTCGTTCCACCACGACGAGGTGACCTTCGCCCTGACCTACGCCTGGAGCGAGAACTTCATGCTCCCGCTCTCGCACGACGAGGTGGTGCACGGCAAGGGCTCGCTGTGGGACCGCATGCCGGGCGACCGATGGCACAAGGCGGCGGGGCTGCGGACACTGCTGGCCTACACATGGGCCCACCCGGGCAAGCAACTTCTTTTCATGGGCGGCGAGTTCGGCCAGCCCGGCGAATGGTCGCACGACCGGTCGCTCGACTGGGACCTGCTCGGCGATCCGGCGCACGCGGGAATCGCGGCCCTGGTCGGCGACCTGAACCGGCACTACCGCGCGACCCCCGCCCTCCACGCGGCCGACCACACCCCCGACGGGTTCTCCTGGATCGACGCCGACGACCGCGCCGGAAACGTGTTCAGCTTCCTGCGCCTCGCCCCGGCCGACCCCGGTAGGCAGGTGCTGGCCTGCGTGGCGAACTTCGCGGGCGCCGCGTACCACGACTACCGGATCGGCCTGCCGGCCGCCGGCGCCTGGCGCGAAGTCCTCAACACCGACGCCGAACACTACGGCGGGTCCGGCACGGGGAACCTCGGCACGGTGACCGCGACCGACCGGCCCTGGCACGGCCGCCCGGCCTCGGCGGTGATCCGGGTACCGGCGCTCGCCGCCCTGTGGCTGGAGCCGGTGGCGACCGGGTCGGCGTGA
- a CDS encoding ABC transporter ATP-binding protein — protein MTQTHPDLVPAGPADHPGPDVELRHVVKHYDGHRALDGIDLTVRRGEFLSLLGPSGCGKTTCLKVIAGFEQVTSGDVLLGGAPVDRVPAHRRDVNTVFQGYALFPHLTVVDNVAFGLRQRGLGKAERRRLAEEALDLVALSGQGRRYPAELSGGQQQRVALARALVLRPRVLLLDEPLAALDLKLRRAMQQELKRIHAEVGITFIFVTHDQHEALAMSDRIAVLHAGRIEQLAAPTEIYDTPATPFVAEFIGDLAKLGGTLSEPGLVALDAGPRIPVTRIVADAAAGRRVEIGLRPEQLRLVPAAEGVLTGRVLTSSVIGHLAESEVRLPDGSALLVRQPRSALALGLADFAPGREVGIAWEPGAPLLLGEQQPPASPR, from the coding sequence ATGACTCAAACGCATCCCGATCTCGTCCCCGCCGGGCCCGCGGACCATCCCGGCCCGGACGTCGAGCTGCGCCACGTCGTCAAGCACTACGACGGGCACCGCGCGCTCGACGGCATCGATCTGACGGTGCGGCGAGGCGAGTTCCTCTCCCTCCTCGGCCCCTCCGGGTGCGGCAAGACCACCTGCCTGAAGGTGATCGCCGGCTTCGAGCAGGTGACCAGCGGGGACGTGCTGCTCGGCGGGGCGCCGGTCGACCGGGTGCCGGCCCACCGGCGGGACGTGAACACGGTCTTCCAGGGCTACGCGCTGTTCCCGCACCTGACCGTGGTGGACAACGTCGCCTTCGGCCTGCGGCAGCGCGGCCTGGGCAAGGCCGAACGGCGGCGGCTCGCCGAAGAGGCCCTCGACCTGGTGGCGCTGTCCGGGCAAGGCCGCAGGTACCCGGCCGAGCTGTCCGGCGGCCAGCAGCAACGCGTCGCCCTGGCCCGCGCGCTGGTGCTCCGGCCGCGGGTGCTGCTGCTGGACGAGCCGCTCGCCGCGCTCGATCTCAAGCTGCGCCGCGCCATGCAGCAGGAGCTGAAGCGGATCCACGCCGAGGTCGGCATCACCTTCATCTTCGTCACCCATGACCAGCACGAGGCGCTGGCGATGTCCGACCGGATCGCGGTGCTGCACGCCGGCCGGATCGAGCAGCTGGCCGCGCCGACCGAGATCTATGACACCCCCGCCACCCCGTTCGTCGCGGAGTTCATCGGGGACCTGGCGAAGCTCGGCGGCACGCTCTCCGAGCCGGGCCTGGTGGCGCTGGACGCGGGCCCCCGGATCCCGGTCACCCGGATCGTCGCCGACGCCGCGGCCGGGCGCCGGGTGGAGATCGGGCTCCGGCCGGAGCAGCTGCGGCTGGTGCCCGCCGCCGAGGGGGTGCTCACCGGCCGGGTGCTGACCTCGTCCGTCATCGGCCACCTCGCCGAGTCCGAGGTGCGGCTGCCGGACGGCTCGGCCCTTCTGGTGCGCCAGCCGCGGTCCGCCCTGGCCCTGGGGCTGGCCGACTTCGCGCCCGGCCGCGAGGTCGGGATCGCCTGGGAGCCCGGGGCCCCGCTGCTCCTCGGGGAACAACAGCCGCCGGCCAGCCCCCGCTGA
- a CDS encoding (4Fe-4S)-binding protein, which translates to MSDAIREYPAPGITVTWEPGRCEHAAECVRGVPAVFDTSRRPWITPEAAPADELAEVIDRCPSFALGYRTADGRTRTAPPA; encoded by the coding sequence ATGTCTGATGCCATCCGCGAGTACCCCGCGCCCGGGATCACCGTCACGTGGGAGCCGGGCCGTTGCGAGCACGCCGCCGAATGCGTGCGCGGCGTCCCGGCTGTCTTCGACACCTCGCGCCGCCCGTGGATCACACCGGAAGCGGCCCCGGCCGATGAGCTGGCCGAGGTCATCGACCGCTGCCCCAGCTTCGCCCTCGGCTACCGCACCGCTGACGGCCGCACCCGGACGGCACCGCCCGCCTGA